A stretch of Longimicrobium sp. DNA encodes these proteins:
- a CDS encoding glycosyltransferase translates to MKLVVFGLTITSSWGNGHATLWRGLVRALIARGHRVVFFERDVPYYAGARDLWEIPGGELVLYPSWDAVLPCARSHLADADVAMVTSYCADGVAAARAVLDSPAQLRTFYDLDTPVTLDGVKTGREVPYLPPEGLGGFDLVLSFTGGAALEQLRTTLGARRAAPLYGHVDPDVHRPVPPLEGPRADLSYLGTYAEDRQAALEALFIAPARRMPGRRFLIAGAQYPHDFPWTDNVYFQRHLPPAGHPAFFCSSRLTLNVTRRAMAEMGFCPSGRLFEAAACGVPILTDAWDGLGAFFTPGEEILTASTTDEAISAISLGDEELRRIAAAARERTLAEHTSKRRAMELEEMLDAAVRGEEWGGGEAVAEGSLAMEA, encoded by the coding sequence ATGAAGCTGGTCGTCTTCGGACTCACCATCACCTCCAGCTGGGGGAACGGGCACGCCACGCTCTGGCGCGGTCTCGTCCGCGCGCTCATCGCCCGCGGGCACCGCGTGGTGTTCTTCGAGCGCGACGTGCCGTACTACGCCGGCGCGCGCGACCTGTGGGAGATCCCGGGCGGCGAGCTGGTCCTCTATCCCTCCTGGGACGCCGTCCTCCCCTGCGCCCGCAGCCACCTGGCCGACGCCGACGTGGCGATGGTCACCTCCTACTGCGCCGACGGCGTCGCCGCCGCGCGCGCGGTGCTCGACTCGCCCGCGCAGCTGCGCACCTTCTACGACCTGGACACGCCCGTCACTCTCGACGGGGTGAAGACGGGGCGCGAGGTGCCGTACCTCCCCCCCGAGGGGCTGGGCGGCTTCGACCTGGTGCTCTCCTTCACCGGCGGCGCGGCGCTGGAGCAGCTTCGCACCACGCTCGGCGCCCGCCGCGCGGCGCCCCTCTACGGCCACGTCGATCCGGACGTGCATCGCCCCGTGCCGCCGCTGGAGGGGCCGCGCGCGGACCTCAGCTACCTGGGCACCTACGCGGAAGACCGGCAGGCGGCGCTCGAGGCGCTGTTCATCGCCCCCGCGCGGCGGATGCCGGGGCGGCGCTTCCTGATCGCCGGCGCGCAGTATCCGCACGACTTTCCGTGGACGGACAACGTCTATTTCCAGCGCCACCTTCCGCCGGCCGGCCATCCCGCGTTCTTCTGCTCGTCGCGCCTCACGCTCAACGTCACCCGGCGAGCGATGGCGGAGATGGGCTTCTGCCCGAGCGGGCGGCTGTTCGAGGCGGCGGCGTGCGGCGTGCCCATCCTCACCGACGCGTGGGACGGGCTGGGCGCCTTCTTCACCCCCGGCGAGGAGATCCTGACCGCGTCGACGACGGACGAGGCGATCTCCGCCATCTCGTTGGGGGATGAGGAGTTGCGGCGCATCGCCGCCGCGGCGCGGGAGCGGACGCTGGCGGAGCACACGTCGAAGCGGCGGGCGATGGAACTGGAGGAGATGCTGGACGCGGCGGTGCGCGGCGAGGAGTGGGGCGGGGGAGAAGCGGTTGCGGAAGGTTCACTCGCGATGGAGGCGTGA
- a CDS encoding nucleotidyltransferase family protein yields MWGIVPAAGAGTRIQPLAFSKELLPVGSREDEDGVERPRAVSEYLVERMIRGGADRICFVISPGKSDILGYYGGEIGGAHVCYVVQPKPAGLCDSIFRALPFIAADEDVLVGLPDTLWFPEDGFAALPDGELSFLLFPVDRPEFFDAVVHDDDGSVTEIQVKQPGAATHWVWGAFKLPARTLADLHALWQERGRRDEYIGTLVNAWLERGGRARGIRAGQAYVDVGTLHGYREAIHVLEERPPHLAGDAATVEPRPWRAAAGVALG; encoded by the coding sequence ATGTGGGGGATCGTGCCGGCGGCGGGGGCGGGAACGCGGATCCAGCCGCTCGCGTTCAGCAAGGAGCTGCTCCCCGTGGGGAGCCGCGAGGACGAGGACGGCGTGGAGCGCCCGCGCGCGGTCAGCGAGTACCTGGTGGAGCGGATGATCCGCGGCGGCGCGGACCGCATCTGCTTCGTCATCTCCCCCGGCAAGAGCGACATCCTGGGCTACTACGGCGGGGAGATCGGCGGCGCGCACGTGTGCTACGTCGTCCAGCCGAAGCCGGCGGGGCTGTGCGACTCCATCTTCCGCGCGCTGCCGTTCATCGCCGCGGACGAGGACGTGCTGGTGGGGCTGCCGGACACGCTCTGGTTCCCGGAAGACGGCTTCGCGGCGCTGCCGGACGGCGAGCTGTCGTTCCTCCTCTTCCCCGTGGACCGCCCCGAGTTCTTCGACGCGGTGGTGCACGACGACGACGGGAGCGTCACCGAGATCCAGGTGAAGCAGCCGGGCGCGGCCACGCACTGGGTGTGGGGCGCGTTCAAGCTCCCGGCGCGCACGCTGGCCGATCTCCACGCGCTCTGGCAGGAGCGGGGGCGGCGCGACGAGTACATCGGCACGCTGGTGAACGCGTGGCTGGAGCGGGGCGGCCGCGCGCGCGGCATCCGCGCCGGCCAGGCGTACGTGGACGTGGGCACGCTGCACGGCTACCGCGAGGCCATCCACGTGCTCGAGGAGCGCCCCCCGCACCTCGCGGGAGATGCGGCGACGGTCGAGCCGCGGCCCTGGCGCGCGGCGGCCGGCGTCGCGCTGGGGTGA
- a CDS encoding TIGR04290 family methyltransferase → MRRLEMTTTVEAGPYSAEMIEARVRELGPWFHNLDLKGVKTAPEHFLGDYPNIKWRNFAHAIPADLTGRTVLDIGCNAGFYSMEMKRRGASRVVGVDSEDLYLDQARFAAEVEGLDIEYRKLSVYDVARLGEKFDFVIFMGVLYHLRHPLLALDLLHEHVVGDLMLFQSMQRGSTDAIDVGENHEFWETELFDLHAYPKLHFVEHRYADDPTNWWVPNAACAEAMLRSAGFEIVEHPEQEVYLCRRGAVPDELPRAVYPAGTGAAR, encoded by the coding sequence ATGAGGCGACTGGAGATGACGACGACGGTGGAGGCGGGGCCGTACTCGGCGGAGATGATCGAGGCGCGCGTCCGCGAGCTGGGCCCGTGGTTCCACAACCTGGACCTCAAGGGGGTGAAGACGGCGCCCGAGCACTTCCTGGGCGACTACCCCAACATCAAGTGGCGCAACTTCGCGCACGCCATCCCCGCCGACCTCACCGGCAGGACGGTGCTCGACATCGGCTGCAACGCCGGCTTCTACAGCATGGAGATGAAGCGCCGCGGCGCATCCCGTGTCGTCGGCGTCGACAGCGAGGACCTCTATCTCGACCAGGCGCGCTTTGCCGCAGAGGTCGAGGGGCTCGACATCGAGTACCGCAAGCTCTCGGTCTACGACGTCGCCCGGCTGGGGGAGAAGTTCGACTTCGTCATCTTCATGGGCGTGCTCTACCATCTCCGCCACCCGCTCCTCGCGCTCGACCTCCTCCACGAGCACGTGGTGGGGGATCTGATGCTGTTCCAGAGCATGCAGCGCGGCTCGACGGATGCGATCGACGTCGGCGAGAACCACGAGTTCTGGGAGACGGAGCTGTTCGACCTCCACGCCTATCCCAAGCTGCACTTCGTCGAGCACCGCTATGCGGACGATCCCACCAACTGGTGGGTGCCGAACGCCGCCTGCGCCGAGGCCATGCTGCGCAGCGCAGGCTTCGAGATCGTGGAGCACCCCGAGCAGGAAGTCTACCTCTGCCGCCGCGGCGCCGTCCCCGACGAGCTGCCGCGCGCCGTCTATCCCGCGGGCACGGGAGCGGCCCGGTGA
- a CDS encoding glycosyl hydrolase, whose translation MIEAVMLWNEPNNMSHWDFGIDRGWRIYADMVKRAGAAIRAERPGLPRVLGGMSPIDPGFVANLQAQGALDEIDVVAVHGFPLDWNLWSVDDWPARLQSVRDVTDRPVWVTEVGVSTYANEEVQRLGLKKTAEMLRGRAGRVHWYSLFDLPREWGATTRHKEREGSSYFRHFHMGLIRADGTPKKALETFGDYAPELGLCQWFHYQDPRLDEAVKWFRELGVTKVRTGLAWSDDHDRGAEAWFDRQMAALEPFDVTVTFCFTPECRGIVPHHTSPPQCVDEFADFCARMVRRYG comes from the coding sequence GTGATCGAGGCGGTGATGCTCTGGAACGAGCCGAACAACATGTCCCACTGGGACTTCGGCATCGACCGGGGGTGGCGGATCTACGCGGACATGGTGAAGCGCGCAGGGGCCGCCATACGCGCCGAGCGGCCCGGCCTGCCGCGCGTGCTGGGGGGGATGAGCCCCATCGACCCTGGGTTCGTCGCGAACCTGCAGGCGCAGGGCGCGCTGGACGAGATCGACGTGGTGGCGGTCCACGGCTTCCCGCTCGACTGGAACCTGTGGAGCGTGGACGACTGGCCCGCGCGCCTCCAGTCCGTCCGCGACGTCACCGACCGCCCGGTGTGGGTCACCGAAGTGGGCGTGTCGACCTACGCCAACGAGGAGGTGCAGCGGCTGGGGCTGAAGAAGACGGCGGAGATGCTGCGCGGCCGCGCCGGCCGCGTCCACTGGTACTCGCTCTTCGACCTCCCCCGCGAGTGGGGCGCGACCACGCGGCACAAGGAGCGGGAGGGATCGTCGTACTTCCGCCACTTCCACATGGGCCTGATCCGCGCGGACGGCACGCCCAAGAAGGCACTGGAGACGTTCGGCGATTACGCGCCCGAGCTCGGCCTCTGCCAGTGGTTCCACTACCAGGACCCGCGGCTGGACGAGGCGGTGAAGTGGTTCCGCGAGCTGGGGGTTACGAAGGTTCGCACCGGCCTGGCCTGGAGCGACGACCACGACCGCGGCGCCGAGGCCTGGTTCGACCGCCAGATGGCCGCGCTGGAGCCGTTCGACGTGACGGTGACGTTCTGCTTCACCCCGGAGTGCCGCGGCATCGTCCCCCACCACACCAGCCCGCCGCAGTGCGTGGACG